The DNA sequence AAGGAGCataggctgcacggtggtgtagtggttaggaCTGttgcctctcgcccaatgtcagctgtgattggctgacagcCACACCCCACCCGTGAAAATTTTTTGCTTTAACAACTAGTTATACTATACCATTAATAAATGGACAGGACAGCCGGGAGCGCAGAAataaagaggcagagagagcaaTACAAAGACAGACTGACGGCCATAGCCAGTCACAGACACTGTTATTTTAGCCAGTAGCGATCCTAAAGCCAGAGCTTTTGAAGAGCGGTCCAATAAAAAGAGATTTTATCCAGATGGAGTCTAGTGCTGAGGAGACGGCCATGTGCTCTCCCATCACAATTAGCACAGAGGGAAACATTCAAGACCACAATGTCCTATTAAACGGACATAATTACATTAACATGGGAACTTCCCAGAATTCCCCTGCCtccaaaaacacatgaaaaatgcATTGACTTTAACCACAAACAATAATATAGATGAACTGTAACTGTAGTagggagaagacagagaggtCTACTGTACCGATGGATGAGCACGATTCATCGACTGAAAGGAGGACAGCGTATCATTCGTCTCTAATCTGCATCGAAAACCTTAAGCTTGATGAATTTCAAGCAACTTTATTTTGTGTACAGTTCAGTACAAACTGTAGTATTTTAGTAGTATGTAGTACTCCAAACATTTCagtcaaaatgaattaattccAGCTTCCAAATTATGTTTTCTTATTAACATGatagtaaattaaatatctttgtcttttggactgttggtcagacagaacaagacattttaaagtgtTACCTTAGGCTTAGGACAATCATCCAGCAAAGCATTCAAAAGACTTATTGGCTAAGTGagccatatactgtatatggctCTTATaccaagaaaaacaataacatctGGAATCAGACATGAGgctcaaatttgtttttttatcaaaaaagaTTATCATGAACAGTCCGCacactggaggaggaaaaaaatgcttctctCACAGTCAGACGCTCTGTGTTTCGGAGCACGCTCTTGATAAGGCTACAGGTGAGCTGTGTATTAGCTTTaaaagagacaacagacacTTCCTTGTCCCTAGTGGTTCCAGTtagtattattgtttggtcaccaAGTATAAAACCACCGCGACGTCatccattggtttgtgaactggttttgaagcctccagtttagcattttgaccagcgccatcttgttattttttgcaaccagaTATAGGCGCGTggttgggtctgactgagagctcatccactgttCGCCCACCTACACTTGaaaccatgcactgattggacgttaccagctgtcagtcacacagtaTCCACGACCCAAGGCGTCGGGTAAGAGTCAGCAAAGGTTTCGTTGTCAATCCTTAGCCACGAGCAACATGATTCAACTGGCTGTTGATTCAACTGGCTGTTGATTCTCCTTGTCTTCTCCCCTAAAAATTGTGGGATCGTGACGTCTCAACGCAATGCATTGTAGGGGATTAGGAGAACGGTGCTGTGGAGAATGGAGTTGCGTTGTAGCGACTGGTGTGTAGTCGATAGTGGTTGTTTGATTTACGATCactactattaaaaaaaacgggAAATGCTGAACGCTTGTTGTGTTGTGAACTGCCAGTCGGCCTCATGATTGGCGTTGAAAACGGATGCAAATTGACTGCGATTCTTAAGCTTTTCAGCTTGGAAGAAGCAGAGAGGAACACATCGCTGAGTTATCAGAGGCGTCGGATGGCCTGTGTAGCAGCTAGGAGGACAAATATAACCTTCAGCAGCTTTCCCACATGTCTGTGTTCACGGCATTTTCATACACGAACGTGAcgatcaaaacacattttactgttgttgtgtgtgatgtggttaCCGCTAAACATTGCTAATCGCCATTAGCCACAATGCTAACGAAGCTGATTTCTTCACAACTAGCTGGCTGCATAGCTACATAACTAGAAATTATGTCCGGGGGGTTTTCTGGCAGGCAAGGCAGATAGATCACATCAGGTCCATGTGGAGAGGGTGATTGGATGTGTATGATCCAAGTACACCCTGCTAGATGAGACATAGCAGTGAGCATGGTGCTCTCATGAGATGGCGAGGTGACTTTCCTCGACAagattgtgtctgtgtcttgACTTGACTAAGTTGACTATATTGAATATGTGCCCCGTTGTTTCAACCACAAACCATGTGAAAGTCCCACAAAAGTAGTCAAttgaagtcatttattttggtaaaaacatatttttactaAAATAGATGACTTCAATTTTCTACTTTTCTACAATTCTGGACCTCTTTATTTGTGTCACAGAATATTGATGTGGGGATCAATGAAGTAAATTCCCTTGATACACTCATGGTAGCGCCACTATGCTTTCTTATTAAGTTTCTCCCGGTAAGAGACCTTGCACTgtagtctgttgttgttgctttttgcgTGTCCTAAAGTATGGCGACCACTACCCAGAATGCAATGCGTCATGACGTTGATTCCCAAATCTATAGTAAAAAACTAAGAAAGATATGTTGACAAAAACGATGTTTAGAGGCAGTCAGAAAGTGCTAACCTTGTTAACAAATACATTGTGTGGCCTGTGGCTGATTCACAGCTTTGTTATGGAGAAGCCCTCAGAAATAGGATCGGAAAAAGGATCGGTAAAAATTAATTCttagtttgtctgtctgcttaCTCGTGTGTGTTACTGCAATTAAGTGCAGTTGTACAATAAAAACGAATCAAATCATCCCATTATGACGCAAATGTCATGTCATCCCGTTaatgcaatgatcaaaggatctaaggcacacacactcctgtgatctgtgatctcatcacatataacaggaagtgaatcctCTCCGAGACCACCAACTGGAAATACAAGCACAATATCTTAGGTAACAAAGACTGCTCAATACAAGAAGCTGCATTTGCCCGGCTCACAATAAGTTGATAGTCTTATTGCTGTTATTAAAGTAGTTTGTAGAATGGCGGCTGCTTTTGGGAAGATAGTCCTCGGTACTTATGTGGAGATAAAGCGCAATGATGGACGTATCCACCAGGCAACGGTGACCTCACTGAATGAGGACAAAGAGAGCGTCACAGTGGAGTGGATAGAAAATGGcgacacaaaaggaaaagaaattgaCTTGGAGAATATAATTGCACTTAACCGAGATGTGGCTCCAAATGAGGAGATTGCCCCTACACCCACAGGTGTGAAGGTCAACAAAATCGCAAAGAACCGGCAGATGATAGCATCTTCTAAGAATGACACTCCAAGTCACACTCCTTCCAGTGATAATAGAGTGATTCCGTCCCGGGCCAGACCCCAGCAGCCTGCACAGCCCAGCCAAGCTCagacacaacagcagctgcagaatgCAAGGAGGAGGTCAAACTTGGTGAAGGAGGTCGAGaaactgcaggagaagagagagaagcgtCAGCTTCAGCAAAAGGAGATCCGGCACAACAGAGCTCAGGAGGTGGACTCTACCATTCCTAACTATGAAATCATGTACATGATTCGGGATTTCAGAGCCTGTCTAGACTACCGGCCCCTAACCACAGAGGATTTCATTGAAGAGCAcagaatatgtgtttgtgtgaggaaaCGTCCACTCAACAAAAAAGAGTTGGCTAAGAGGGATTTGGATGTGATCACCATCCCCAGTAAGGACGTGGTGATGGTCCATGAGCCTAAACAAAAGGTGGACCTGACCCGCTACCTGGAGAACCAGACCTTCCGCTTCGACTATGCTTTCGATGACAGCACCACTAATGAGATGGTTTACAGGTTCAGTGCCAGACCGCTAGTGGAGACCATTTTTGAGAGAGGCATGGCCACCTGCTTTGCCTATGGACAGACGGGCAGTGGAAAAACACATACTATGGGTGGAGATTTCTCTGGGAAGAACCAAGACTGCTCGAAAGGAATTTATGCATTAGCTGCTCGGGATGTATTTCTCATGTTGAAGAAACCCAACTACAAGAAGTTAGATCTCCAAGTGTATGCAACTTTCTTTGAAATCTACAGTGAAAAGGTTTTTGACTTGCTGAATCGTAAAG is a window from the Scophthalmus maximus strain ysfricsl-2021 chromosome 6, ASM2237912v1, whole genome shotgun sequence genome containing:
- the LOC118309213 gene encoding kinesin-like protein KIF2A — protein: MAAAFGKIVLGTYVEIKRNDGRIHQATVTSLNEDKESVTVEWIENGDTKGKEIDLENIIALNRDVAPNEEIAPTPTGVKVNKIAKNRQMIASSKNDTPSHTPSSDNRVIPSRARPQQPAQPSQAQTQQQLQNARRRSNLVKEVEKLQEKREKRQLQQKEIRHNRAQEVDSTIPNYEIMYMIRDFRACLDYRPLTTEDFIEEHRICVCVRKRPLNKKELAKRDLDVITIPSKDVVMVHEPKQKVDLTRYLENQTFRFDYAFDDSTTNEMVYRFSARPLVETIFERGMATCFAYGQTGSGKTHTMGGDFSGKNQDCSKGIYALAARDVFLMLKKPNYKKLDLQVYATFFEIYSEKVFDLLNRKAKLRVLEDGNQQVQVVGLQEKEVKCTEDVLKLIEVGNSCRTSGQTSANAHSSRSHAVFQIILRRKEKMHGKFSLIDLAGHERGADTSGADRQTRLEGAEINQSLLALKECIRALGRNKPHTPFRASKLTLVLRDSFIGKISRTCMIATISPGITSCENTLNALRYANRVKELTVDHNQVMEGGRPNINAVDQLDLSDDEWESISQQRDEEVSPRLFTFHEAASQIVEMEEQVREDHRAVFQESVRWLEDEKVMLEMTEEEDYDANSYATQLEQILDQKIEILTVLRGKVKSFRSALEEKEQASKHITRKRPRALW